A single genomic interval of Bacillus oleivorans harbors:
- a CDS encoding PspA/IM30 family protein has protein sequence MTNLWDRIKNSVAADFHEILDQKEQKNPIASLNQYLRQCEQEVEKVRKLLERQYMLKDEFSREYHHAVELMEKRAHQADVATKAGDQELHQFAAAELRMYEERVARLKEARTKVLQQLVELERKYEEMKHKLKDMHIKRMELMGRENMTRAHMKINKMLDSTSYSSSQPFSKFSELENYLDRLEYRINSDYHRNTIDAKIAQLEKELKKEESSTVQ, from the coding sequence ATGACAAATTTATGGGACCGTATTAAAAATTCAGTAGCTGCCGATTTTCATGAGATTTTAGATCAAAAAGAGCAAAAGAATCCGATTGCTTCCTTAAATCAATATCTTCGCCAATGTGAGCAAGAGGTTGAAAAAGTCCGCAAGCTTTTAGAACGTCAATATATGCTAAAGGATGAGTTTTCCCGCGAATATCATCATGCTGTTGAACTGATGGAAAAACGCGCACATCAAGCTGATGTGGCTACAAAAGCAGGGGATCAGGAGCTTCATCAGTTTGCTGCAGCAGAGCTTCGCATGTATGAAGAAAGAGTGGCTCGCTTAAAAGAGGCGCGCACCAAAGTGCTTCAGCAGTTAGTTGAACTTGAGCGTAAATATGAAGAAATGAAGCATAAACTCAAGGATATGCACATCAAGCGGATGGAGCTTATGGGTCGCGAAAACATGACACGTGCTCATATGAAAATCAATAAAATGCTCGACTCTACTTCATATTCTTCTAGTCAGCCATTCTCCAAATTTAGCGAGCTGGAAAATTATTTAGACCGGTTAGAATATAGAATTAATTCTGACTATCACCGGAATACAATTGATGCTAAAATTGCACAGCTAGAAAAAGAGCTAAAAAAAGAAGAATCTAGTACAGTTCAATAA
- a CDS encoding flagellar basal body rod protein: MKKFLLLLTGGIAILVLLGALGPLVGFAISVVILYYSAKEFIKAESTGKKILWAIIGLVFLSATLSNVPALIGVVAIVVLFLVYKKWNKEKEVTRDEVDDPFVNFEREWSELKKHY, from the coding sequence ATGAAAAAATTCTTGCTATTGCTGACAGGTGGTATTGCCATCCTTGTTTTACTCGGTGCATTAGGACCGCTGGTGGGCTTTGCGATAAGTGTCGTCATCCTATACTACTCTGCTAAGGAATTTATCAAGGCAGAATCAACAGGTAAAAAGATTTTATGGGCAATCATTGGCTTGGTTTTCTTATCCGCAACCTTGTCCAATGTTCCAGCGCTCATTGGAGTGGTGGCCATCGTAGTCCTTTTCCTAGTCTATAAGAAATGGAACAAGGAAAAAGAAGTCACCCGTGACGAAGTTGATGATCCATTTGTCAATTTTGAAAGAGAATGGTCAGAGCTTAAAAAACATTATTAA
- a CDS encoding DUF819 domain-containing protein has protein sequence MESLIKPDETWLLWAFLAAWAAFSIYLEQKYKWASKVSGAIIALVGAMILANLNIIPTASPVYDAVWVYVIPLAIPLLLFQANLKKIWNESGKLLIIFLISSIGTVAGVTVAFITLKDYIPVLDKIGAVMTGSYIGGGVNFAALAAKFETPGEMVSAATVADNFLMAIYFFVLIAIPSISFFRNKFKTPYIDQVEKNGTNEGETQSSAYWKRKDISLKDIAFALGSSFVIVAVSFKLAQVFNGWIPSEETGNTFHVILDGIFGDKYLMLTTITVLLVTFFHRFFERINGAQELGTYLIYLFFVVIGVPASLPLLIEAAPLLLVFVAIIVLGNMVITFFFGRLFKFNLEEMILASNANVGGPTTAAAMAVSRGWTDLIAPIMLVGTLGYIIGNYIGSFMGYWFQSMM, from the coding sequence TTGGAAAGTTTGATTAAGCCAGATGAAACATGGCTCCTGTGGGCTTTTTTAGCGGCATGGGCTGCTTTCAGCATTTATTTAGAACAGAAATATAAGTGGGCATCAAAGGTTTCTGGTGCGATTATTGCACTAGTCGGGGCTATGATTCTCGCAAACTTAAATATTATTCCGACAGCATCCCCTGTCTATGATGCAGTTTGGGTGTATGTCATTCCATTAGCGATTCCGCTTTTGTTATTTCAAGCCAATTTAAAAAAGATCTGGAATGAAAGCGGTAAGCTTCTTATTATATTTCTGATTAGTTCAATCGGGACGGTTGCTGGGGTTACGGTTGCGTTTATCACTTTGAAGGATTACATACCAGTCCTTGATAAAATCGGTGCGGTGATGACGGGATCTTATATTGGCGGAGGAGTTAACTTTGCAGCACTTGCCGCCAAATTTGAAACACCAGGTGAAATGGTTTCAGCTGCTACAGTAGCCGATAATTTTTTGATGGCTATTTATTTCTTTGTTTTAATAGCAATCCCTTCCATCTCATTTTTCAGAAATAAGTTTAAAACCCCTTATATCGACCAAGTTGAAAAAAACGGTACAAATGAGGGAGAAACTCAAAGTTCGGCTTACTGGAAGAGAAAAGATATCTCATTAAAGGATATTGCCTTTGCGTTGGGAAGTTCGTTTGTGATTGTGGCTGTTTCGTTTAAGCTTGCGCAAGTATTTAACGGTTGGATCCCAAGTGAAGAAACGGGAAATACATTTCATGTGATTCTCGATGGAATTTTTGGAGACAAATATTTAATGTTAACAACTATTACCGTTCTTTTGGTCACCTTCTTCCATCGTTTCTTTGAACGAATCAATGGTGCTCAAGAATTAGGAACATATTTAATTTATTTATTCTTTGTGGTTATTGGAGTTCCAGCATCACTCCCGCTTTTAATAGAGGCAGCTCCATTACTTTTAGTTTTTGTTGCTATTATTGTTTTAGGTAATATGGTGATCACCTTTTTCTTTGGAAGATTGTTTAAATTTAACCTGGAAGAAATGATTTTAGCCAGTAATGCCAATGTCGGCGGACCAACGACGGCAGCAGCAATGGCAGTTTCAAGGGGATGGACTGATTTAATTGCGCCTATTATGCTCGTTGGAACATTAGGCTATATTATCGGAAACTATATCGGCAGCTTTATGGGTTATTGGTTCCAAAGCATGATGTGA
- the shc gene encoding squalene--hopene cyclase, translating to MIEQVQAEIERLVAILKEDQQEDGAWTYPFEMGILTDAYMIILLRTLEWHDEPLIKKLVKRIESRQEQNGAWKLYEDETEGNLSLTIDAYYALLYSGYRQKTDPHMKRASHFIRQKGGLKKAKVYTKVLLAMTGQYPWPSFFPFPAEFILLPRSFPFNFYDISVFARANLAPMMILTSLRFQIRTNRSPDLSNLHISERNDYWEEYRSKEWRTFFSMIQHGISTLLGIPERIRARALDEARRYMLQRIEPDGTLLSYFSSTFYMIFAMLALGASKQDPIIVKAVEGLASMGTVISEQVHIQYTTAAVWNTSLIGMALQKAGLPDYDPAIIKANQYLLTKQHQKYGDWVVHNPKGEPGGWGFSESNTINPDVDDTTASLRSLTNAALDDPNHLQAWKRGIGWLHTMQNRDGGWPAFERGINNRMLELLPVEGAEFFLMDPSSVDLTGRTLEFLGNYTQFKNPNNRVEKAVKWIYGQQEKNGSWYGRWGICYLYGTWAAITGLIAVGESPNHPAIQKAIRWLKQTQNTDGGWGESCKSDIYKKFIPLNDSTLTQTAWAVDALIAGSDRPSRQIDNGIAFLIRNSGNYSWTERYPTGQGMADFFYIHYHSYRYIWPLVALSNYKRKYFQA from the coding sequence ATGATTGAACAGGTCCAGGCGGAAATTGAGAGATTGGTCGCTATATTAAAAGAGGATCAGCAGGAGGATGGGGCATGGACATATCCTTTTGAGATGGGAATATTAACTGATGCCTATATGATTATTTTATTAAGAACGCTAGAATGGCATGATGAACCACTTATTAAAAAACTAGTTAAACGAATAGAAAGCAGACAAGAACAGAATGGTGCATGGAAGCTTTATGAGGATGAGACAGAGGGGAATCTTTCCCTAACGATAGACGCGTACTATGCGCTTTTGTATTCGGGCTATCGCCAGAAAACGGACCCTCATATGAAAAGGGCGAGCCATTTTATCCGGCAAAAAGGCGGATTAAAAAAAGCAAAGGTATATACAAAGGTCTTGCTTGCAATGACAGGACAATATCCATGGCCATCCTTTTTTCCGTTCCCTGCAGAATTTATTCTTTTGCCGCGCTCCTTTCCATTTAATTTTTATGATATCTCTGTATTTGCACGTGCCAATTTAGCGCCGATGATGATCCTAACCAGTCTACGATTTCAGATAAGAACGAATCGGAGCCCTGATCTTTCTAATCTGCATATATCTGAACGGAATGATTACTGGGAGGAGTACCGCTCAAAAGAATGGCGCACCTTTTTTTCAATGATTCAACACGGAATCAGCACATTGCTTGGAATTCCTGAGCGAATCCGGGCGCGTGCATTAGATGAGGCGAGGCGGTATATGCTGCAGAGAATTGAGCCGGACGGAACATTGCTAAGCTATTTTAGTTCCACTTTTTATATGATTTTTGCAATGCTTGCTTTAGGGGCGTCGAAACAAGACCCTATAATTGTTAAAGCAGTAGAGGGATTAGCGTCGATGGGAACTGTCATCAGCGAACAGGTACACATCCAATATACAACTGCGGCTGTCTGGAATACATCTCTTATTGGGATGGCGCTGCAAAAGGCAGGACTGCCCGATTATGACCCGGCGATTATAAAAGCCAATCAATATCTATTGACTAAACAGCATCAGAAATACGGAGATTGGGTTGTGCATAATCCAAAGGGTGAACCAGGGGGATGGGGATTTTCAGAAAGTAACACGATCAATCCGGATGTTGATGATACGACAGCCAGTCTCCGTTCTTTAACGAATGCAGCCTTAGATGATCCTAATCATCTTCAGGCATGGAAGCGGGGGATTGGATGGCTGCATACGATGCAAAATAGAGACGGAGGCTGGCCAGCCTTTGAAAGAGGAATTAATAATAGAATGCTAGAGCTGCTTCCAGTTGAAGGAGCTGAGTTTTTTCTGATGGATCCGTCATCTGTTGATTTAACCGGCAGAACATTAGAGTTTTTAGGAAACTATACACAGTTTAAAAATCCTAATAATCGGGTAGAGAAGGCAGTCAAGTGGATTTATGGTCAGCAAGAAAAGAATGGGTCATGGTATGGAAGATGGGGGATTTGTTATCTTTATGGAACATGGGCAGCCATAACTGGACTTATCGCAGTAGGAGAGTCTCCTAATCATCCAGCTATTCAAAAAGCGATTCGCTGGCTGAAACAAACACAAAACACGGATGGAGGCTGGGGAGAATCCTGTAAGAGTGATATTTATAAAAAATTTATTCCTTTGAATGATAGTACACTGACACAAACGGCATGGGCCGTAGATGCCTTAATTGCTGGGTCTGACAGACCATCCAGGCAGATTGATAATGGGATTGCATTTTTAATTAGAAATAGCGGGAATTATTCTTGGACAGAGAGGTATCCGACGGGGCAAGGGATGGCTGATTTCTTTTATATTCACTATCATAGTTATCGCTACATTTGGCCGTTAGTCGCTTTATCAAATTACAAAAGAAAGTATTTTCAAGCTTAG
- the liaF gene encoding cell wall-active antibiotics response protein LiaF — translation MNFEKKSDIFKYAVIALIIMLILEMSFFNPGFIFSIAISVFFIYWGRKWSPRMSGKILFWFGVISLIIGFLSSFAFRILLFIAIFYILLQYGRSKQQPTPIKPIIHEVESLKSSSSPLYNRSPLFRNVLIGRQRTPETVYEWHDINIQAGIGDTIIDLTNTVLPKGESVIMIRNIIGNVQIYVPYDLEVQASHSVVAGTFDIFEQKEEKVFSANVIYQTPEYGQATQKIKIVTTMFLGKLEVKRL, via the coding sequence GTGAATTTTGAAAAGAAATCTGACATCTTTAAATATGCGGTAATTGCACTGATTATTATGCTCATCCTCGAGATGTCTTTTTTTAATCCAGGGTTTATCTTCTCCATTGCCATATCTGTGTTTTTCATTTATTGGGGGCGAAAGTGGTCCCCGCGGATGTCAGGGAAAATTCTATTTTGGTTTGGAGTCATTAGTTTAATTATCGGATTTTTAAGTTCCTTTGCTTTTCGAATCCTGCTATTCATAGCGATTTTTTATATATTGCTGCAGTACGGCCGATCGAAACAGCAGCCGACACCGATTAAACCGATTATTCATGAGGTGGAATCTTTAAAAAGCAGTTCTTCTCCACTCTATAACAGGAGCCCCTTATTCCGAAATGTCCTGATTGGCAGACAAAGGACTCCTGAAACAGTCTATGAATGGCATGATATTAACATTCAGGCAGGGATCGGGGATACGATTATTGATTTAACCAATACCGTTTTGCCGAAAGGTGAATCGGTTATTATGATTCGCAATATTATTGGGAATGTTCAAATCTATGTTCCCTATGATTTAGAAGTTCAGGCCAGTCATTCAGTAGTGGCCGGAACCTTTGATATTTTTGAGCAAAAAGAGGAAAAGGTTTTTTCGGCAAATGTGATCTATCAAACTCCTGAATATGGGCAAGCCACTCAGAAAATAAAAATCGTCACCACCATGTTTCTTGGAAAACTAGAGGTGAAGCGATTATGA
- a CDS encoding DUF2306 domain-containing protein, producing the protein MQSLFSLFLNLHIIGGFTALLVFWVPIVTKKGGKVHRTAGWVYVAGMGTVSITALYMGIYRIITSDELGIVSFSWFLIFISILSGATAFYGIRVLKYKKRTAMHRNLLDLSFPLLLILSGIAIGIYGWMIQSPLITWFPLVGIFLGSTQLIYWLRKPVKKMHWWFEHLAGMLGCCIATITAFMVFGAPRLLNIETVNVFLWFLPTIFLTPVIIGYSVYYAKKFKVR; encoded by the coding sequence TTGCAATCATTATTTTCGTTATTTTTAAATTTACATATTATTGGAGGTTTTACCGCCCTTCTTGTATTCTGGGTCCCCATCGTAACCAAAAAAGGCGGCAAAGTTCATCGAACGGCAGGCTGGGTATATGTGGCTGGAATGGGCACTGTTTCTATAACCGCACTATATATGGGAATATATCGGATCATTACTAGTGATGAACTGGGAATCGTTTCGTTCTCGTGGTTTCTTATCTTTATCTCGATCTTGAGCGGAGCAACAGCCTTTTATGGAATCCGGGTGTTAAAATATAAGAAACGGACAGCTATGCATCGAAATCTATTGGATCTATCTTTCCCGTTATTGCTGATTTTATCGGGCATTGCAATCGGAATTTATGGCTGGATGATTCAATCACCATTGATCACTTGGTTTCCGCTTGTAGGAATCTTTTTGGGAAGTACTCAATTAATCTATTGGCTTCGCAAGCCCGTGAAAAAAATGCATTGGTGGTTTGAACATCTGGCGGGCATGCTAGGGTGCTGTATCGCGACCATTACAGCTTTTATGGTGTTTGGTGCACCGAGGCTATTAAATATAGAAACCGTTAATGTTTTTCTATGGTTCTTACCTACAATTTTTTTGACTCCTGTTATTATCGGATATTCAGTCTATTACGCAAAAAAATTTAAAGTGCGCTGA
- a CDS encoding MBL fold metallo-hydrolase encodes MKKRYQNYDNVINTKTFTDMLRWQKERRATKKDLTKQIQQAERKEIFQLQQNRTDRSITWIGHSTFLIQLEGLNILTDPVWANWMGVQKRMTEPGIPIEQLPEIDIVVISHGHYDHLDFGSIKKLKGNPTFYVPIGLKSLFIRRGYQHVVEAKWWDCFSHKGLQISFVPAQHWTKRALTDTNTSHWGGWIIEASNPKQSVYFVGDTGYFRGFQDIAHRFDLDIVLMPIGAYEPEWFMKVSHINPEDAIKAFLDLNGRIFIPMHYGAFRLADDTGPEALERMYKEWERLELSNEMLKVLAIGETYWMMK; translated from the coding sequence ATGAAAAAGAGGTATCAGAACTACGATAATGTCATCAATACAAAAACATTTACCGATATGTTGCGGTGGCAAAAAGAAAGAAGAGCGACTAAAAAAGACTTGACTAAACAAATCCAGCAGGCTGAGAGAAAAGAGATTTTCCAGCTGCAACAAAACCGAACTGATCGTTCCATCACGTGGATTGGTCATTCTACCTTTTTGATTCAGCTCGAAGGACTCAATATTCTAACGGATCCTGTCTGGGCAAATTGGATGGGAGTACAGAAAAGAATGACTGAACCGGGAATTCCGATTGAGCAGCTGCCAGAGATTGATATTGTAGTCATATCTCACGGGCATTATGATCATCTGGACTTTGGATCTATAAAAAAACTAAAAGGCAATCCAACTTTTTATGTGCCGATTGGCCTTAAGTCCCTTTTTATCAGAAGAGGCTACCAGCACGTAGTCGAAGCAAAATGGTGGGATTGCTTTAGTCATAAAGGTCTTCAAATCTCTTTTGTACCAGCTCAGCATTGGACAAAGCGAGCATTAACCGATACGAACACATCCCATTGGGGCGGCTGGATTATCGAGGCTTCTAATCCAAAACAATCTGTTTATTTTGTCGGTGATACTGGTTACTTTAGAGGCTTTCAAGATATAGCTCACCGTTTTGATTTAGATATTGTTTTAATGCCGATTGGCGCCTATGAACCGGAATGGTTTATGAAGGTTTCCCATATTAATCCGGAGGATGCAATCAAAGCATTTTTAGATTTAAATGGACGGATCTTTATTCCCATGCATTATGGAGCTTTTCGTCTTGCAGATGATACCGGTCCTGAAGCGCTAGAACGTATGTATAAAGAGTGGGAGCGGCTCGAGTTAAGTAACGAGATGTTAAAGGTACTTGCGATTGGTGAAACATATTGGATGATGAAGTGA
- a CDS encoding sensor histidine kinase: protein MSTIMRHVMMCIGVSLGVMALLTAAIFFYFPLEEWSLLWETKILDMPFITFVPGLCILLAIIVGIFSGLFWRNQLSNVEKGLYLLEQGKQVSLEKPHKIPELEPIWGRMEGIQKHIAEQTKMSQKLANEKAADQEKVIEEMVFQERQRLARELHDSVSQQLFAASMMMSAITETKSDPEDWEAKQLKLVEGMIQQSQMEMRALLLHLRPVALKGKTIHEGMKELLQELSLKVPMEITWKLEPLHLDKGVEDHLFRIFQESISNTLRHSKAKSLEVLFIERDDLIILRVADDGVGFNVEESKTGSYGLQNMYERAVELGGLCKIVSIPNQGTKLEVRIPKVKEEGDGND from the coding sequence ATGAGTACCATTATGCGACATGTGATGATGTGTATTGGCGTAAGCCTTGGAGTGATGGCCTTATTAACGGCCGCGATTTTCTTCTATTTTCCATTAGAAGAGTGGTCATTACTATGGGAAACAAAAATTCTCGATATGCCTTTTATTACATTTGTACCTGGGCTTTGCATTCTATTAGCGATCATCGTCGGAATATTTTCTGGTCTTTTTTGGAGAAATCAGTTAAGCAACGTAGAAAAGGGTCTTTATCTGTTAGAACAAGGAAAGCAGGTAAGTCTTGAAAAACCTCATAAAATCCCAGAGCTAGAGCCTATTTGGGGCCGGATGGAAGGAATTCAGAAACATATAGCTGAACAAACAAAAATGTCACAAAAACTGGCTAATGAAAAAGCGGCGGACCAAGAAAAAGTAATCGAAGAAATGGTGTTCCAAGAAAGACAGCGGTTAGCAAGAGAGCTACATGATTCGGTCAGTCAGCAGTTATTTGCTGCTTCGATGATGATGTCAGCCATAACAGAAACGAAGTCTGACCCAGAAGACTGGGAGGCAAAACAGCTAAAGCTGGTAGAGGGGATGATTCAGCAATCGCAAATGGAAATGAGAGCCCTGCTCCTTCACCTGCGGCCGGTAGCCCTGAAAGGAAAAACGATACATGAAGGAATGAAAGAACTTCTCCAAGAGCTATCCTTAAAAGTCCCAATGGAAATTACTTGGAAGCTAGAGCCTTTGCATTTAGATAAGGGAGTAGAAGATCATCTTTTCCGGATATTCCAAGAATCTATCTCGAATACCCTCCGTCATTCTAAAGCGAAATCGCTGGAAGTATTATTTATAGAAAGAGATGACCTCATTATATTGCGGGTCGCAGATGATGGAGTAGGATTTAACGTGGAAGAGTCCAAAACAGGGTCGTATGGTTTACAAAATATGTATGAACGGGCAGTTGAACTTGGCGGCCTATGTAAAATTGTTAGTATTCCGAATCAAGGAACCAAGTTAGAGGTTAGAATCCCTAAGGTAAAAGAAGAAGGTGATGGGAATGATTAG